A window from Hoeflea sp. IMCC20628 encodes these proteins:
- the ald gene encoding alanine dehydrogenase, producing the protein MRVGCPKEIKNHEYRVGLTPGAVREYVAHGHEVIVETKAGMGIGADDAAYQAAGAKIVGSAKEIFERSDMVVKVKEPQPSEWAQLREGQLLYTYLHLAPDPEQTKGLLASGCTAIAYETVTDDRGGLPLLAPMSEVAGRLAIQAGATSLQKATGGRGILLGGVPGVLPAKITVIGGGVVGLNAAKMAVGLGADVTILDRSLPRLRQLDDIFNGRVHTRYSTIEALEEEVFSADVVVGAVLIPGAAAPKLVTREMLSGMKKGSVIVDVAIDQGGCFETSHATTHAEPTFEVDGVIHYCVANMPGAVPITSAHALNNATLHYGLMLADKGLKAIAEDRHLRAGLNVHKGRITSRPVADALGYELADFDQALKVA; encoded by the coding sequence ATGCGTGTAGGCTGCCCCAAGGAAATCAAGAATCATGAGTATCGCGTCGGACTGACGCCGGGCGCAGTCCGCGAATATGTGGCGCATGGCCATGAGGTGATTGTCGAGACCAAGGCAGGCATGGGCATTGGCGCGGATGACGCGGCCTATCAGGCGGCCGGCGCCAAGATCGTCGGCAGCGCCAAGGAAATCTTCGAGCGTTCCGACATGGTGGTCAAGGTCAAGGAACCGCAGCCGTCCGAATGGGCGCAGTTGCGCGAAGGCCAGTTGCTCTACACCTATCTGCACCTGGCTCCGGATCCCGAGCAGACCAAGGGCCTGCTGGCTTCAGGCTGCACGGCAATCGCCTATGAGACGGTGACCGATGATCGCGGCGGCTTGCCATTGCTGGCGCCGATGTCGGAAGTCGCCGGACGACTGGCGATCCAGGCCGGCGCCACCTCGCTGCAGAAAGCCACCGGCGGACGCGGTATTCTGCTGGGCGGCGTGCCGGGTGTGCTGCCGGCCAAGATCACCGTCATTGGCGGCGGTGTGGTCGGGTTGAATGCGGCCAAGATGGCCGTTGGCCTGGGCGCGGATGTCACCATACTCGACCGCTCGTTGCCGCGGCTTCGCCAGCTCGACGACATTTTCAATGGCCGGGTCCATACCCGCTATTCGACCATTGAAGCGCTGGAAGAAGAAGTGTTCTCGGCTGATGTGGTGGTTGGCGCCGTGCTGATCCCGGGTGCTGCGGCACCCAAGCTTGTCACCCGCGAAATGCTGTCAGGCATGAAGAAGGGTTCGGTTATTGTCGATGTCGCCATCGACCAGGGCGGCTGCTTTGAAACCTCGCATGCCACCACCCATGCTGAGCCGACCTTTGAGGTCGACGGTGTGATCCATTATTGCGTCGCCAACATGCCCGGCGCGGTGCCGATCACCTCGGCGCATGCGCTCAACAACGCCACGCTTCATTATGGCCTGATGCTGGCCGACAAGGGCCTGAAGGCCATTGCCGAGGACCGGCATCTGCGCGCCGGTCTCAACGTCCACAAGGGTCGCATCACCAGCCGCCCGGTGGCCGATGCGCTCGGTTATGAGCTGGCCGATTTCGATCAGGCGCTCAAGGTCGCCTGA
- a CDS encoding DUF1203 domain-containing protein yields the protein MHIRFEPMDTATAKHLRSGGADSNGNVPEYKISDGASIPCRCCMKLVGKGEPYLIAAWRPFTATHAYAETGPVFLHAEACTADPVGTDQLPAFLQNPDYILRGYDADERIVYGTGGVIKLEAIPARIAELLEQPAVTAVHIRSSRNNCYHCRAVPDELAAAD from the coding sequence ATGCACATCAGATTTGAACCCATGGACACCGCCACCGCCAAGCACCTGCGCAGCGGTGGTGCGGACAGCAACGGCAACGTGCCGGAATACAAAATCTCCGATGGCGCTAGCATACCGTGCCGCTGCTGCATGAAGCTGGTCGGCAAGGGCGAGCCCTATCTGATCGCCGCCTGGCGTCCGTTCACCGCAACCCACGCCTATGCCGAAACCGGCCCGGTGTTTCTTCACGCCGAAGCCTGCACTGCCGATCCTGTCGGGACAGATCAACTGCCCGCCTTTCTGCAAAACCCCGACTACATCCTGCGCGGCTATGACGCCGACGAACGCATCGTTTATGGAACCGGCGGCGTCATCAAACTCGAAGCCATTCCGGCGCGCATCGCGGAGCTGCTTGAGCAGCCAGCGGTCACCGCGGTTCACATCCGCTCATCCCGCAACAATTGCTATCACTGCAGGGCTGTGCCGGACGAATTGGCCGCCGCTGATTGA
- a CDS encoding GNAT family N-acetyltransferase — protein sequence MAKSAKPKSLKATVTHLEMTRRPRAVTPLPVNLHATLMKATDIPLHFYRYLHWQVGREWHWVNRLRMSEEHLSKIVHAKTTRIFVLSVDGAPAGFFELSDLDDATVELSFFGLMSHVRNRGLGEWMLGQAVSTAWSTTPARVLVSTNTLDHPAALPLYQKMGFEPVSQNQAIVRPLADAEILAMVKADMPTAG from the coding sequence ATGGCAAAATCCGCCAAACCAAAATCGCTCAAGGCAACTGTCACCCATCTCGAGATGACCCGGCGTCCGCGCGCGGTCACGCCGCTGCCGGTCAATCTTCATGCGACGCTGATGAAGGCCACCGACATCCCGCTGCATTTTTACCGTTATCTGCATTGGCAGGTTGGCCGCGAATGGCATTGGGTCAACCGCTTGCGGATGAGCGAAGAGCATCTGTCCAAGATCGTCCATGCCAAGACCACCCGCATTTTCGTGCTCAGCGTCGATGGTGCACCTGCTGGCTTCTTTGAACTGAGCGATCTCGACGACGCAACAGTCGAGTTGTCATTTTTCGGTCTGATGAGCCATGTGCGCAACCGTGGACTTGGCGAATGGATGCTCGGCCAGGCTGTTTCCACCGCCTGGTCGACGACGCCAGCACGGGTGCTGGTCTCGACCAACACGCTGGATCACCCCGCAGCATTGCCGCTTTATCAAAAGATGGGATTTGAACCGGTCAGCCAGAACCAGGCGATTGTCCGTCCCTTGGCCGACGCTGAAATCCTGGCAATGGTGAAGGCGGATATGCCAACTGCCGGCTGA
- the sseA gene encoding 3-mercaptopyruvate sulfurtransferase: MTVPPDQSPFVVSFDWLQERLGQPDLKIVDASWYLPAQNRDGRADYQTSRIPGAVFFDQDKIVAAASDLPHTIASPEDFARAAGALGLSETDTIVVYDGPGMFTAPRVWWLLRIFGASRAYVLDGGFDDWKAQNLPVETGEPATPAAAEFTAALNARAVSGFDEMRTIVETGTAQIADARGAGRFTGAQPEPRQGMRSGHMPGARNVPFNALSEGGKLKSLNELRMVFESSGLDLQKPVVTTCGSGVTAAVITLALQSLGHRDNTLYDGSWSEWGGRGDTPIVTGEA; the protein is encoded by the coding sequence ATGACCGTCCCGCCCGACCAGAGCCCGTTCGTGGTTTCATTCGACTGGCTTCAGGAGCGGCTCGGTCAGCCTGATCTCAAGATCGTCGATGCGTCGTGGTATCTGCCGGCGCAAAACCGCGACGGCCGGGCCGATTACCAAACCAGCCGCATCCCCGGCGCCGTGTTCTTCGATCAGGACAAGATCGTCGCCGCTGCATCGGACTTGCCGCACACCATCGCCAGCCCAGAGGATTTTGCCCGCGCTGCCGGTGCCCTTGGCCTGTCGGAAACCGATACGATCGTGGTCTATGACGGGCCGGGCATGTTCACCGCACCCCGCGTCTGGTGGCTACTGCGCATCTTCGGTGCATCCAGGGCCTATGTGCTCGATGGCGGCTTTGACGACTGGAAAGCCCAGAATCTGCCGGTCGAAACCGGCGAGCCGGCAACACCTGCCGCGGCTGAATTCACGGCCGCACTCAATGCCCGCGCCGTATCGGGCTTTGATGAGATGCGGACAATCGTCGAGACAGGCACAGCGCAAATCGCCGATGCCCGAGGGGCCGGCCGCTTTACCGGCGCCCAGCCTGAGCCGCGTCAGGGCATGCGCTCGGGCCATATGCCCGGCGCCCGCAATGTGCCGTTCAACGCTCTGTCAGAGGGTGGAAAACTCAAATCGCTCAACGAGTTGCGCATGGTTTTTGAATCATCCGGACTGGATCTGCAAAAGCCGGTCGTCACCACCTGCGGATCGGGCGTCACCGCCGCTGTGATCACACTGGCCTTGCAGTCGCTCGGTCATCGCGACAACACGCTCTATGATGGCTCCTGGTCTGAGTGGGGCGGCCGCGGCGACACGCCAATTGTCACCGGAGAGGCTTGA
- a CDS encoding alanyl-tRNA editing protein has protein sequence MTSLFLEDAYLSTVEANVTGVREDGGIVLDQTCFYATSGGQPGDTGFFERDNGDKIVIAGTVTGDTKAEIIHVPAPGQATPEIGEKLVLHIDWDRRYNLMRMHTACHLLSVVCPYPITGAAVSETDSRIDFDMSETIDKAEVTARLMELVQANHPIFNRWISETELESNPDLIKSKNVRPPRGQGDIRLVCIGEDSSIDSQPCGGTHVGETAEVGEIHIGKIEKKGKENRRFRIRFGPAPA, from the coding sequence ATGACATCCCTGTTTCTTGAAGACGCCTATCTCTCCACCGTCGAGGCTAACGTCACCGGCGTGCGCGAGGATGGCGGGATCGTGCTTGACCAGACCTGTTTTTACGCCACTTCCGGCGGCCAACCCGGCGACACCGGCTTTTTCGAGCGCGACAATGGCGACAAGATCGTCATCGCCGGAACCGTGACCGGCGACACCAAGGCCGAGATCATCCATGTTCCGGCCCCCGGCCAGGCCACACCTGAGATTGGCGAAAAGCTCGTGCTCCATATCGACTGGGACCGGCGCTACAATCTGATGCGCATGCACACCGCCTGCCATTTGCTGTCAGTTGTCTGCCCCTACCCGATCACCGGCGCTGCGGTGAGCGAGACCGACAGCCGCATCGATTTCGACATGTCCGAAACCATCGACAAGGCCGAGGTGACGGCCAGGCTGATGGAACTGGTTCAGGCCAATCATCCGATCTTCAACCGGTGGATTTCCGAAACTGAACTGGAATCCAATCCCGATCTGATCAAGTCCAAGAATGTCCGCCCGCCGCGTGGCCAGGGCGACATCCGTCTGGTCTGCATCGGCGAGGATTCATCGATCGACAGCCAACCCTGCGGCGGCACTCATGTCGGTGAAACCGCTGAAGTTGGCGAAATCCACATCGGCAAGATCGAAAAAAAGGGCAAGGAAAACCGCCGCTTCCGCATCCGCTTCGGACCGGCGCCTGCCTGA
- a CDS encoding cysteine synthase A, producing MPALDSVLDAIGNTPLIRLKAASEATGCTILGKAEFLNPGQSVKDRAALEIIRDAESKGLLRPGGTIVEGTAGNTGIGLALVARALGYKTVIVIPETQSQEKKDALRLMGAELVEVPAAPYRNPNNYVRLSGRLAEQIAKSDPNGAIWANQFDNVANRQAHVKTTAPEIWRDTGGKVDGFICAVGSGGTLAGVAEGLRDFSKSVKIGLADPDGAALYSFYTTGEMKSSGGSITEGIGQGRITANLEGFTPDMSFNIPDSEAIPLVFDLLEHEGLCLGGSSGINVAGAIRMAREMGPGHTIVTILCDYGNRYQSKLFNAEFLASKDLPVPEWLTRNSDISVPYISE from the coding sequence ATGCCAGCTCTCGACTCCGTTCTCGACGCCATCGGCAACACACCGCTCATTCGCCTCAAGGCCGCCTCGGAAGCCACCGGCTGCACCATTCTTGGCAAGGCCGAGTTTCTCAATCCGGGCCAGTCGGTCAAGGACCGGGCGGCGCTGGAAATCATACGCGACGCCGAATCAAAAGGCCTGCTGCGCCCGGGCGGCACGATTGTCGAAGGAACCGCCGGCAACACCGGTATCGGACTTGCCCTCGTCGCCCGCGCGCTCGGCTACAAGACCGTCATCGTCATCCCGGAAACCCAGAGCCAGGAGAAGAAGGACGCACTGCGCCTGATGGGCGCAGAACTGGTCGAGGTCCCGGCAGCGCCTTACCGCAACCCCAACAATTATGTGCGGCTGTCGGGCCGGCTCGCCGAACAGATTGCCAAATCCGATCCCAATGGCGCCATCTGGGCCAATCAGTTCGACAATGTCGCCAACCGGCAGGCTCATGTCAAAACCACGGCACCGGAAATCTGGCGCGACACCGGCGGCAAGGTCGACGGCTTCATCTGCGCTGTTGGATCCGGCGGCACCCTGGCAGGCGTTGCCGAGGGACTTCGGGACTTCTCGAAATCTGTCAAGATCGGCCTTGCTGACCCCGATGGCGCGGCGCTCTACAGTTTTTACACCACCGGCGAGATGAAATCCTCCGGCGGATCGATCACCGAAGGCATCGGCCAGGGCCGCATCACCGCCAATCTGGAAGGCTTCACGCCCGACATGTCGTTCAACATTCCCGATTCAGAAGCCATCCCGCTGGTGTTTGACCTGCTGGAACATGAAGGTCTCTGCCTGGGCGGCTCTTCCGGCATCAATGTCGCCGGCGCCATCCGCATGGCCCGCGAGATGGGACCTGGGCACACCATCGTCACCATCCTTTGCGATTATGGCAACCGCTACCAGTCCAAGCTGTTCAATGCCGAGTTCCTGGCGTCGAAGGATTTGCCGGTGCCGGAATGGCTGACCCGCAACAGCGACATATCCGTCCCCTACATCAGCGAATGA
- a CDS encoding ChrR family anti-sigma-E factor — MVREHIDTIDALLARYVAGTLPTPARVLVEAHLQLKPRSLVKVRNLEAMAGLELMQIEPEPLDDRAAMLAAVLGSALPDSIAPVLADEARVFPKALYDFVGFDAGDVPWRTKLPGFKEYDLGDIEGCHVNLFWIKPGRTVPAHTHEGSELSLVLEGAFSDGRGHYGRGDISVADDSVDHRPHADTGGPCIGFAVVDAPLKLTGSFRQLIGDIIG; from the coding sequence ATGGTGCGTGAACATATTGATACGATCGACGCGCTGCTTGCGCGCTACGTTGCAGGAACGTTACCGACACCGGCGCGGGTGCTGGTCGAGGCACATCTGCAGCTCAAGCCCAGAAGTCTCGTCAAGGTGCGCAATCTCGAAGCAATGGCCGGGCTTGAGCTCATGCAGATCGAGCCCGAACCGCTTGATGATCGCGCGGCCATGCTTGCGGCAGTGCTGGGATCGGCCCTGCCTGACAGCATTGCACCGGTGCTGGCTGATGAAGCGCGGGTTTTCCCGAAGGCGCTGTATGATTTTGTCGGCTTTGACGCCGGCGATGTGCCCTGGCGGACAAAGCTGCCGGGCTTCAAGGAATATGACCTCGGCGATATCGAGGGATGCCATGTCAATCTGTTCTGGATCAAGCCGGGCCGCACGGTTCCCGCCCACACCCATGAGGGCAGTGAATTGTCGCTGGTGCTGGAAGGCGCGTTCAGCGACGGGCGCGGTCATTACGGGCGCGGAGACATTTCTGTCGCCGATGATTCGGTTGATCACCGGCCGCATGCCGATACCGGCGGACCCTGCATCGGTTTTGCGGTGGTGGATGCGCCGCTGAAGCTGACCGGCTCCTTCCGGCAGCTGATTGGCGACATCATCGGCTGA
- a CDS encoding SDR family NAD(P)-dependent oxidoreductase has translation MSSYTAKPSDGSAWVTGASSGIGRDLALKLAREGYTVYATARSEDALLELAEVSGGLKGEIRAAAADVTDQQAMAELAGRIDADGGGLALAVFNAGVYLPVYGETLKVADFDKSFAVNLSGVVNGLVPAVARMKARGRGQIAVVSSVTGYGGMPTSAAYGATKAALINMAESLKFDLDKFGVRIQVINPGFVDTPATADNAFTMPALLQPEDAARRIAEGLKSTSFEITFPRRFTYVLKALQLLPYPAYFALMNAATGWKKRPLETE, from the coding sequence ATGAGCAGCTACACCGCGAAACCATCGGACGGATCAGCCTGGGTGACCGGTGCATCCAGCGGCATCGGCCGGGACCTGGCGCTCAAACTGGCGCGCGAGGGCTACACGGTTTACGCAACCGCGCGCAGCGAAGATGCGTTGCTGGAGCTTGCCGAGGTGTCAGGCGGGCTGAAGGGCGAAATCCGTGCCGCAGCTGCCGATGTGACAGACCAGCAGGCGATGGCGGAGCTTGCCGGGCGGATCGATGCCGATGGCGGCGGCCTGGCGCTGGCGGTGTTCAATGCCGGGGTCTATCTGCCTGTTTATGGCGAAACGCTCAAGGTGGCTGATTTCGACAAGAGTTTTGCGGTCAATCTGTCGGGCGTGGTCAACGGGCTGGTTCCGGCTGTGGCCAGGATGAAGGCGCGCGGACGTGGCCAGATTGCCGTTGTCTCCTCGGTCACCGGCTATGGCGGCATGCCGACAAGTGCGGCCTATGGCGCGACCAAGGCGGCTCTGATCAATATGGCCGAAAGCCTGAAATTCGATCTCGACAAGTTCGGGGTGCGGATCCAGGTGATCAATCCGGGATTTGTCGACACGCCGGCAACGGCGGACAATGCATTCACCATGCCGGCCTTGCTGCAGCCCGAGGACGCCGCGCGGCGCATTGCCGAGGGGCTGAAATCAACCTCTTTTGAAATCACATTCCCGCGCCGCTTCACCTATGTGCTCAAGGCACTGCAGCTTCTGCCTTATCCGGCCTATTTCGCATTGATGAATGCAGCCACAGGCTGGAAGAAACGGCCGCTTGAGACCGAATGA
- a CDS encoding MFS transporter — protein sequence MAASSDIAPDRRPLALRQIIAYALPAIPLAALTLPLYVLVPTFYTETLGLSLASVGFALLLVRIFDAVNDPLIGWAADRFRPRFGRRRSLFAISLPLTAIAAFMLFWPPVDVTTAWLVVWGLMLSLGYTAALIPFSAWGAELATDYHGRSRITGWREGLTLVGTLIAIALPFAIGFDQATGVHGLAALGLVILIALPLFGTVAIVFTPEPVEHSHTRVNLRTGLAHLARNRPFLRLIAAFFLNGLANGIPATLFLYFVSARLGLPDARGPLLFFYFLCAIAGVPLATWAARRVGKHRAWCYGMLAACVAFAPAPLLPEGSLIAFAAICAVTGLLLGFDLALPPAIQADVIDVDTAASGEQRSGTYFAAWSLATKLSLAGGVGIVFPVLAGFGFDPASSSESGIGLTALAVAYAWVPIAAKLVSIAIMWNFPLDEAAQKSLRGRIEAD from the coding sequence TTGGCCGCAAGCTCTGATATCGCACCTGACCGGCGGCCCCTCGCCCTGCGCCAGATCATCGCCTATGCGTTGCCGGCCATTCCGCTGGCGGCTCTAACCCTGCCGCTCTATGTGCTTGTTCCGACATTTTACACCGAGACGCTGGGGCTTTCGCTTGCGTCGGTCGGCTTTGCGCTGTTGCTGGTCAGGATCTTCGACGCCGTCAACGATCCGCTGATCGGCTGGGCTGCCGACCGGTTCCGGCCCCGCTTCGGCCGTCGACGGTCGCTGTTTGCCATCAGCCTGCCGCTGACGGCGATTGCCGCCTTCATGCTGTTCTGGCCGCCTGTGGATGTGACAACCGCCTGGCTGGTGGTCTGGGGCCTGATGCTGTCGCTTGGCTACACAGCGGCGCTGATCCCGTTTTCGGCCTGGGGCGCGGAACTGGCGACCGATTACCACGGCCGCTCGCGGATCACCGGCTGGCGCGAGGGGCTGACGCTGGTCGGAACCCTGATCGCCATCGCCCTGCCCTTTGCCATCGGCTTTGACCAGGCCACCGGCGTGCACGGCCTGGCAGCGCTCGGGCTGGTCATTCTGATTGCCTTGCCGCTGTTCGGCACCGTGGCGATTGTCTTCACGCCCGAACCGGTGGAACATTCACACACCCGGGTCAATCTGAGAACGGGCCTGGCGCATCTTGCCCGCAACCGGCCATTTCTCCGGCTGATCGCCGCCTTTTTCCTCAACGGATTGGCCAACGGCATACCGGCGACGCTGTTTCTATATTTCGTCTCTGCCCGGCTCGGCCTTCCCGATGCCCGCGGTCCCTTGCTGTTTTTCTATTTTCTCTGCGCCATCGCCGGGGTGCCGCTCGCCACCTGGGCAGCACGCCGGGTCGGCAAACACCGGGCCTGGTGTTACGGCATGCTCGCCGCGTGTGTGGCCTTTGCGCCAGCGCCTCTATTGCCCGAAGGCAGCCTGATCGCCTTTGCCGCCATCTGCGCTGTCACCGGCCTGTTGCTGGGGTTTGATCTGGCACTTCCGCCCGCCATTCAGGCCGATGTCATCGATGTCGACACCGCAGCCTCGGGCGAGCAACGCTCGGGAACCTATTTTGCCGCCTGGAGCCTTGCCACCAAACTCTCGCTCGCCGGCGGCGTCGGCATCGTGTTTCCGGTCCTGGCCGGATTCGGCTTTGATCCGGCCTCAAGCAGCGAATCAGGAATTGGCCTGACGGCGCTGGCCGTCGCCTATGCCTGGGTTCCGATCGCCGCAAAACTCGTCAGCATCGCCATCATGTGGAATTTCCCGCTCGATGAAGCGGCGCAAAAATCCCTTCGGGGTCGGATCGAAGCTGACTGA
- a CDS encoding cyclopropane-fatty-acyl-phospholipid synthase family protein — translation MKTEATWNEQTTPERLSADNISAYLRGLPAKAKMMLRGLLHMGHGKLSIRMPDGRTVRVEGHSEGPEATLILHNWNLAHRALTGGTIGVAESYMDGDWESPDVTGFLELFLVNMEVGDKLAGGARGIARVVELIRHWLRSNSRTQAKKNISAHYDLGNAFYSKWLDETMTYSSALYADGANDLASAQTAKYRALAQAAGIKPGDHVLEIGCGWGGFAEYAAREIGCRVTGLTISNEQLAFARERIEKAGLSDKVDFRFQDYRDETGQYDSVVSIEMFEAVGEKYWSTYFAKVRQCLKPGGKAGLQIITIVPSAYKTYRANPDFIQRYVFPGGMLPTENHLISLGESAGLQQVGHRAFGPDYGRTLAEWRQRFWDKWDEIQPMGFDARFKRLWEFYMYYCEAGFRFGHINVRQVVYS, via the coding sequence ATGAAGACTGAAGCCACCTGGAATGAACAAACCACCCCTGAGAGATTGTCAGCCGACAACATTTCGGCCTATCTGCGCGGATTGCCTGCCAAGGCCAAGATGATGCTGCGCGGGCTCTTGCACATGGGCCACGGCAAATTGTCGATCCGCATGCCGGATGGGCGAACCGTACGCGTCGAGGGCCATTCGGAAGGCCCCGAGGCGACATTGATCCTGCACAACTGGAACCTGGCCCACCGGGCCCTGACCGGCGGCACCATCGGCGTCGCCGAATCCTATATGGACGGCGATTGGGAAAGCCCCGACGTCACCGGGTTCCTCGAATTGTTTCTGGTCAACATGGAAGTCGGCGACAAGCTCGCCGGCGGCGCTCGCGGCATTGCCCGCGTGGTGGAACTGATCCGTCACTGGCTCAGGTCAAATTCGCGCACCCAGGCCAAAAAGAACATCTCAGCCCATTACGATCTCGGCAACGCGTTCTATTCCAAATGGCTCGATGAAACGATGACCTATTCCTCGGCGCTCTATGCCGATGGCGCCAATGATCTGGCCAGCGCGCAAACAGCCAAATACCGGGCGCTAGCCCAGGCTGCTGGCATCAAACCCGGCGATCACGTGCTCGAGATCGGTTGCGGATGGGGCGGGTTTGCCGAATACGCTGCGCGCGAAATCGGCTGCCGCGTCACCGGACTGACCATCTCCAACGAGCAGTTGGCATTCGCCCGCGAGCGCATTGAAAAAGCCGGCCTGTCCGACAAGGTCGACTTCCGCTTTCAGGACTACCGCGACGAGACCGGCCAGTATGACAGCGTTGTCTCGATCGAGATGTTCGAAGCGGTGGGCGAGAAATATTGGTCGACCTATTTTGCCAAGGTGCGGCAATGCCTCAAGCCCGGTGGCAAGGCTGGGCTCCAGATCATCACCATCGTACCCTCGGCCTACAAGACCTATCGCGCCAATCCGGATTTCATCCAGCGTTATGTGTTTCCCGGCGGCATGTTGCCGACGGAGAACCACCTGATATCGCTGGGCGAATCCGCAGGCCTCCAGCAGGTTGGCCACCGCGCCTTCGGTCCCGACTACGGCCGCACGCTGGCCGAGTGGCGGCAACGATTCTGGGATAAATGGGACGAGATCCAGCCGATGGGTTTTGACGCCCGCTTCAAGCGGCTGTGGGAGTTCTACATGTATTATTGCGAGGCAGGCTTCCGCTTCGGCCACATCAATGTCCGACAGGTGGTTTACAGCTGA
- a CDS encoding DUF1365 domain-containing protein — protein sequence MTAPLKHPVQIDTNAKAPACLYVGEVMHQRMKPVGHRFAYKVYSLLVDLDRLDEADRLSPLFSVNSANLMSFHEADHLRGTTNTNLRAHIDALLHEAGLDQRAARIELACYPRVFGQVFNPLSVYYAYDGNGEILALVYQVRNTFGESHTYVCKVEPGEVSAAGIRQSRSKLFYVSPFIKMNMEYHFRMNVPAEHLRWRILETDHTGPLLSATYSGARKTLCTVSILACLLQIPLLTWKIVGGIHYEALKLWFKGMRLVPRPAPPPAASFRDQGKFDRQVATPRRPDKWRDGGGCAYED from the coding sequence ATGACCGCCCCGCTCAAGCACCCGGTCCAGATTGATACAAACGCCAAAGCGCCCGCATGTCTTTATGTCGGCGAGGTGATGCATCAGCGGATGAAGCCGGTCGGTCACCGCTTTGCCTACAAGGTCTATTCGCTGCTGGTCGACCTTGACCGGCTCGACGAGGCCGACCGGCTGTCACCACTGTTTTCAGTCAACAGCGCCAACCTGATGTCGTTTCATGAAGCCGATCACTTGCGCGGCACGACAAATACCAATCTGCGCGCCCATATCGACGCGCTGCTGCACGAAGCCGGCCTCGACCAGCGCGCAGCACGGATCGAACTGGCGTGTTACCCGCGCGTTTTCGGTCAGGTCTTCAATCCGCTGTCGGTCTACTATGCCTATGATGGCAACGGTGAGATTCTGGCGCTGGTCTATCAGGTCCGCAACACCTTTGGCGAAAGCCACACCTATGTCTGCAAGGTCGAACCCGGCGAGGTTTCCGCCGCAGGCATCCGCCAGAGCCGCTCCAAGCTTTTCTATGTTTCGCCCTTCATCAAAATGAACATGGAATACCACTTCCGCATGAACGTTCCCGCAGAGCATTTGCGCTGGCGCATTCTCGAAACCGACCATACCGGACCGTTGCTTTCCGCGACCTATAGCGGCGCCCGTAAAACACTGTGTACGGTGTCAATTTTGGCTTGCCTCTTGCAGATTCCGCTTTTGACGTGGAAGATTGTCGGCGGCATCCACTATGAAGCGCTGAAACTGTGGTTCAAGGGGATGCGTCTAGTGCCGCGTCCGGCGCCGCCCCCAGCTGCGAGCTTTCGCGATCAGGGAAAGTTCGATCGTCAGGTGGCAACGCCGCGACGTCCCGACAAATGGCGAGATGGAGGAGGCTGCGCTTATGAAGACTGA